Proteins encoded within one genomic window of Kibdelosporangium phytohabitans:
- a CDS encoding TetR/AcrR family transcriptional regulator has translation MSQTTARRVRLAAIELFATRGFHGTGIRDLAEAAGLSSATLYHYMGTKEDLLVSIMRASLDRLVAAARQVTADVPDPLGRVTNLVALHVYTHAEQQLETRVVDGEIRALSPQRRPGIIALRDEYEACWQTAIDDGCDRGLLRPSSRSVARLALLEMCSGISRWYSPTGPFTLDELAERYIEMSLGLLGAPGPAAKPDLGPVRAIVAANWPD, from the coding sequence ATGTCGCAGACCACAGCGCGCCGCGTCCGGCTGGCCGCGATCGAACTGTTCGCCACCCGCGGCTTCCACGGCACCGGGATCCGCGATCTCGCCGAGGCCGCTGGCCTGTCGTCGGCGACCCTGTACCACTACATGGGCACCAAGGAGGACCTGCTCGTCTCGATCATGCGAGCCAGCCTCGACCGGCTGGTCGCCGCCGCCCGCCAGGTCACCGCCGACGTGCCGGACCCGCTCGGCCGCGTCACCAACCTGGTCGCGCTGCACGTCTACACGCACGCCGAGCAGCAGCTGGAAACGCGGGTGGTCGACGGTGAGATCCGCGCGTTGTCGCCGCAACGCCGTCCCGGGATCATCGCACTGCGCGACGAGTACGAAGCCTGCTGGCAGACAGCGATCGACGACGGCTGCGACCGGGGGCTGCTGCGCCCCAGTTCCCGCAGCGTCGCCCGGCTGGCGCTGCTGGAGATGTGCAGCGGGATCTCGCGCTGGTACTCGCCGACGGGACCGTTCACTTTGGACGAACTGGCCGAGCGCTACATCGAGATGTCACTCGGCCTGCTCGGCGCGCCCGGTCCGGCCGCCAAGCCCGACCTCGGGCCGGTCCGGGCGATCGTCGCCGCCAACTGGCCGGATTGA